A genomic region of Candidatus Lokiarchaeota archaeon contains the following coding sequences:
- a CDS encoding IS256 family transposase, translated as MASDKVAISDDDVQGLFNDSEAFRKLIEGVVQKIIEAEFEKHMGRRPYERGRGRPTHRNGYKTRTLFTRVGRLHLRVPQARDGSFSPSLYRKYQRTEKALFLTLVETYQKGVATRKIKEITEELCGDRISKSTVSRYFSELDGELELFRSRGLEREYPYLIVDVQIHLVRRSDNSVTSDSLLVAEGVSESGHREVLGVALGDSENEQTWRDFFLDLRQRGLDGVKLVVSDDH; from the coding sequence ATGGCCAGTGATAAGGTTGCGATTTCCGATGATGATGTCCAGGGCCTGTTCAATGACAGCGAGGCGTTCCGGAAGCTGATAGAGGGCGTGGTGCAGAAGATCATTGAGGCTGAGTTCGAGAAGCACATGGGCCGTCGGCCTTACGAGCGTGGTCGAGGCCGGCCCACACACCGCAACGGCTATAAGACGCGGACTCTGTTCACCCGTGTGGGCAGGCTTCACCTGAGGGTGCCCCAGGCCAGGGACGGTTCATTCTCGCCCTCGTTGTACCGGAAGTATCAGCGTACCGAGAAGGCTCTGTTCCTGACACTCGTTGAGACCTACCAGAAGGGGGTTGCGACGAGGAAGATCAAGGAGATCACCGAGGAGCTTTGCGGAGACCGGATCTCGAAGAGCACCGTATCACGGTACTTCTCAGAGTTGGATGGAGAGCTGGAGCTGTTCCGTAGCCGGGGGCTCGAGAGAGAGTATCCCTACCTGATTGTCGATGTCCAGATACACCTGGTTCGGAGGTCTGACAACTCGGTCACCTCGGACTCGCTTCTGGTGGCAGAGGGGGTGAGTGAGAGCGGCCACCGTGAGGTTCTGGGAGTAGCCCTTGGTGACAGTGAGAACGAGCAGACCTGGAGAGACTTCTTCCTCGATCTGAGGCAGCGGGGGCTGGATGGAGTGAAGCTGGTGGTCAGCGATGATCAC
- a CDS encoding RES domain-containing protein, translated as MYREIDQIFENRSAFNGTLYLCKSERHSPADPSGYEGRYNGQGTNAYYLADSPRACWYEILGYNPNANYSDYSMWTVQVSGTFIDVGAIEGTKYVEPKENGGWKPTQELSRKLRDESVLGFRYASRAAIQKHSDGTCFCVYQKCLHLGANDFSPIEWEPDI; from the coding sequence ATGTATAGAGAAATCGACCAGATATTCGAAAACCGCAGCGCTTTCAATGGAACGCTATACCTATGTAAATCAGAAAGGCATTCTCCGGCAGATCCATCAGGATATGAAGGGAGATATAACGGACAAGGCACCAATGCGTACTACTTGGCCGATTCGCCAAGAGCGTGCTGGTATGAGATTCTTGGTTACAATCCAAACGCAAATTATAGCGATTATTCAATGTGGACAGTCCAAGTATCAGGCACGTTCATAGATGTGGGGGCTATCGAGGGAACGAAATATGTAGAACCAAAGGAGAACGGTGGCTGGAAACCTACGCAAGAGCTTAGTAGGAAGCTAAGAGATGAATCAGTATTGGGTTTCCGATATGCAAGCAGGGCTGCTATTCAAAAGCATTCAGATGGTACATGCTTCTGTGTCTATCAGAAATGCTTACATCTTGGGGCAAACGACTTCTCCCCAATTGAGTGGGAACCAGATATTTGA
- a CDS encoding BrnT family toxin produces MEFEYDEAKSKGNREKHGIDFEQAQALWDDPDLLEIPARTEDEERYMVIGRIDGRYWSGVVTYRNGRIRIISVRRSRKEEVTIYEG; encoded by the coding sequence ATGGAATTCGAATACGACGAAGCGAAGAGCAAAGGAAACAGAGAAAAGCACGGCATTGATTTCGAGCAAGCCCAAGCACTATGGGACGATCCAGATCTTCTTGAAATTCCTGCGAGAACTGAAGACGAAGAACGATATATGGTTATAGGCAGAATAGATGGGAGATATTGGTCAGGAGTAGTTACATACAGAAATGGGCGAATACGGATTATATCGGTTCGAAGATCAAGAAAAGAGGAGGTGACGATCTATGAAGGCTAA